The nucleotide sequence AATACAAGCagttattttggtatatttccaaTTAACAATTTTCCCTGTGGATTTTTTCATAGCTGTAAATGAAGCATAGtcttggtacatttttttttcagtggtaCATCTCATACATTTTCCCACATGGCTAGTTTTCATAACCACTATTTTTAATGACTCTGTTATACTCCAGTGTGGATGTTAGTTTACCTAATTTTTCCCCTGTGTTAGCCATCTTCtacttttttctagtttttttttctattgtaagtACTGTAGTGGTGAATTATATGTTCATCCTTGCAAGTTTTCCTTTTGCCAGCAATTTCCTTAGGATGGGTTCTCAGTATAATTACTAGTCAAAGGGAATGAGAATTTTAGTGGTCGATAacttgctaaatttttttttttttttttttttaacataagtaggggagaggggtttggggcggggggggagagactcttaagcaggctccacgctcagcatggagcccgacacggggctcaaacccacaaccctgggatcatgacctgagctgatatcaagagttggacgctcaactgagcacccaggcatccctctaaaGTTCTTTTTAAGATGGGGGAATATCAATACTAATTTGTATGTATGAGTGCTTTTATTTATACTCTAAATGGTCATAATTCTGACTAGGGTTTTCTTCCGTGTGTTCAAACTTTTTTCTTGCGCTATTATCTATCTCAGGGCTGTCCAATAGAATTTTCTGCAGTGATAGAAATATTCTGTTATCTTCCCTGTCCAGTATTGTAACCACatgccacatgtggctgttgagcatttgaaatgtggttagtgtgACTAAGGAACAGAATTTCTAACATAAAAGTGTATAGCCACGTGTGGCCAACAGCACCTTACTGGACAGCTCAGATTTAACCCGTTTTGTGTTGTCAGAGCATCTGATCCTTTTCACTCTTCTACTTGGTTGAGTTTGCTCACTTGCCTGCTGCTCCCCATCTCCATCCCTGGATTTTTACCTAAACTTGGCCTTTTTGAGGAGTTAGGGACAACATGCACACTTTGcccatttaatgttttctttacagACAGCGTTAGTGCAGACTTACTGCTTCCGTTATTTGATATAGTCTGAAGACTAATCCAGTTCATTCTCTCCACCTCCTTTATCTTCCTCTCTGATACGGTCATTACTAAATAATGCCATTCTTGTTAGACCATATGGTTTTATTCCCCATTAGTTGCTTGGTTTTCTTTCTACTATTAAGAGTtggggttctgggtggctcagttgcttgagcatctcttgatttaggctcaggtcatgatcccagggtcatggaattgagccccacgttgggctccacacagcatggagcctgcttgggattctctccctccgtTTGCCCCGTCTCCCATTcacatgctctctaaaataaaaaaatttttttaagttttggctTCCCAGTTTGATGCTGATTCTGATGTGCATTCTGTTTAGCAGGGATGGTGAGAGAAGGTCAGCTCAATGGCTCGTCCACAGCACACAGTGAAATAAGAGGTATACTATTTCCTGGTCTGTTTGTCAGTTTTCTTGGCAGAAAATGTTTTCCTGGGGTTTGGTTAAGACCTTGGAGAATGACTTATCTATCTCTCCTACCTGTTAAGGAGTCTGTATTTTCCTATCGAGTCTATCACAAGATTCCTAGTATCTGTGATGTCGTGTCTTCTGACGGGTTAAACTGGACTTAAATATTTATCTGCAGCTTTAGATGTACACATCAGTTTTGTGagacttcattttattctcttttctttctttccacagacTGTAGAACATGAGAGGGCTGGAGAGATCATCACCATTAGACCAAACCGTCAGGCCTGACTGTGGAGAGTATTTAACAAGTAAACTTACAAGAACCCAACACAGCTCTGTGGAAGTACCAAAACCCAGCGGTTGAAGGTTGGGGGGGAGAGTTGGGGGTAGGGGGTGTTCCAGCTCAATCCTTCATGCCCACTGGTTCTTGATCTTCTGCGTCCTATTCCAGTTCAAGAATCCCCAAGTGACAGTGGGACCCAATGCAGCTCCCCCACCCTTGGGTGGACATGCCTGTGTCCACACAGCAGATCAGTGCAGCACCTCCACTGACTGTGGCTACAGCCCTGCATGAAGGACTTGGGATCTGGATGCCGTGGGACCGCCATGGCCCTTGTTGCAGTTTTGTACTCTATACTTGGTTTTTCAATTAAGCTCAATggcttttttaaaacatgactcGAAGCTCTAGTTTTCTAGACCTTTTACAGTGTACAGTATTTTACATAACTGAGCTGTATTAAAAGCTTGTTCATTTACTTCCCAGGGCCCTGGCTCTACTTTTAGAGTCCCTTTAGAAAACAAACCTGCAGAGGCATTAGAGGAGCCTAGTTTTTGTCCCTTAATTTAAAAGTGCTCTCCTTTCACATTGAGGTGGGTGATCTTGTTCTCTGGACAACCATTCGTTAccaattcttgttttatttcccttcGTACCACAAGGCCCAGAACCGTAGTTAGCGTGATGTGAGATCTTAGCTTTAAATCCTGTGTAAAAGAATTCCGAGACATAAAAGgcaatttatttatgaaatttattttcttatataaattatgtatttctcTGGGCAGACAGCCTTCACCTTATTGCACTAATAGCACATCTGTAATACCAAGCTACAGGACAAGTCTTAACAAGAGGTTTGTATTCTTCAATGTAGCACTTGTCTACCAGGCACtgtagagagaaagaagaggaaaaggcaggATCCGCTCAAgtggagagtggggtgggggagaggggcaactCGTCTACCCTTCTGACAGTTGGTTTTCTCCCAGGAAAGGGAACATGCAAAGCTTACATCTGGAGTTTGGGAGCGGGTAAGAGTTGGAAGGCTGAGAAGCCCAGTGCAGCACTGCAGCTCAGCTCCCTTTGATTTTGAGAAGCAGGAACTCCTTTCGTTCATTTGTAACAACTCACTCTGGCCTCTGCTGATGCTTTGAGGAAACAATGGGGATGGGGTCATCATCAGAATTAGCAGCAATTAAGAACAGGCCATACTCTGCCACAGTGTGGTGGGTATCATCTTGGCCCCCAGGGACCTGAAAGCTATGTATCCAAGGGAGAACCCAGAGTTGGCTCTGGAAGTCTCTTAACCTATTCGAGCTGGGACTTCAGACTGCTCGTTGTGCTCAGACATCCCTGTGACCGTACGAATTAGCAAAGCTCTGATGGTGGATCTGCTGACCGCTGGCCAGAGCTATAGTGAGGCTGAGTGTGTAGGCAGAGTGAAGGGAatgcctggggggtgggggtggggggctgtcagGGAAGGGGGTGATGGGCAGTGACTGTAACACGATTAGGCCCTCCTTGCAGGTGGAGGCTGGGCTGccagggagtggggcaggggagctGCAGCCCCTGGAGCTCCCCTCACCCTGCCTCTGTACTACACTGAAGAGAAGTCGCTCACATACTCTAAAGCACATTCTTGATGCAGGGGGCGCTTTGGGGGGAAGCAGTGATTTGGTTTTAGGCAAGAGCCACATTAAGCCTTCATGAGGGCAGCCACCACAGCCTTAGCGTTGAGACTGCGTAGGTCACAGTAGGTCTGGCCAGTGCCCACAAAGACGATGGGTTTGCTTGTGATGTAGGTCATAGAAATAGCAGCTCCCACCTGAAGTGGAGAAAGGGGATACCCAATCAACTCAAGGCCGCTTCTTTTTACCCCCTCAGTAACAGGAATCTTCGGAGCCAACAACATACCCTTATAGCATCAGCTCCCTTGTAAAggctgcccttcctgcccccatcTCACTCTATTCTGTATCATCCATATTTACCTTGTCATCAATGGTATCAAATTTGGTAAGGACGATGCCATCAATGAGCCGAGGTGTTTGAGCCATAGAATGGTCAGCCAAGGCTCTGTTGAATTTGACCTGTAAGGGAGAAACATGATATAACTGTAAGAAGCACCCAACTGTCCAAAGATAAGGCTGGGAAAAGAACTAGGCCCTAGCCCTCACCAGCTGGTCCACGGCCTCATTGCCTACTAAGGCCTCCCCCACAAACAGCACCAAGTCGGGTGTGTTGACAGTAATGAGCTTAGCCAGGGCAGTCATCAGAGGGGCATTGTCTTGCATGCGGCCAGCTGTGTCCACCAGCACCACATCAAAGCCTTGGTTACgtgctaaagagaaaaaagtggTCAACTCAAAACATCTGGAATATCCTGTTCATTCCCAGCTTTCTCTCAAGAAGTCATAACCTGGCTGTATTAAAAGCCTATGTGTTTACTTTCTTGGGCTCTGGATCTGGCTataaggttatgtgagcaaaaaACTATTCTGTGCTTGGCAATCAAGAGCACTCAGGAAAAGATGACAACAGGATAGAGGAGAGCAAACTTGTTTCTTTGGTGGGAATGTATTTTGCCTGCAGCTAGTACTCCTGTTACCCAAGGCAGAGCACTGCAAGTTCCCAATCCTAACTTGTTACAGAGCAGTAAATTGGTAGGAGGGTAACCCTGACCTTCTGCCAATCCCAAGGAAACCCAAGGAGGAACGGGGCCCACACAGGAAAGCTCCCCCACGCTTTCTCTGCGCCATACCAAAGGCAATCGCTTCCATGGCGATTCCAGCAGCGTCCTTGCCGTAGCCCTTTTCAAACAACTGCACCATAGTGCGGCCACCGTGATTCTCTGGGGGGTGTAGGGCACTCAAACGCCGGGTGTGTGTACGCAGCTGCTCCACGGCCCCGGCACGAAATGTGTCACAGGCCGCAATGAGGACACTGAAGCCATTCTCTAACAGCCAGAAAGAAATCtgtggaaaaaaagcaaagaaaccagTCATCTAGAACGAGAATTGCTAAGACATGGAGAGTGAAGAAAATGGGGAGCTGTACTGACCTTGGCAAGATTAGTAGACTTCCCCACTCCATTAACACCACAGAAGGTGACAACGTAAGGGCGCTGATGACGCTGGGCATCCATGATATCCCGCAGCATGTCAACACGACGCTGTGGCTGCAGAATCTGTACCAGGGACTCCTGTAGGGCTTGCTTTACTGTGGAAGTCACCGCTAAAAAGGGAGGTGGATCCATGAAACCCAAGGAACGTACTCGAAGAACACCCAACACCTAAGGGAGCTGGGACCTTGTCCCAGGAATCCACACCATAAGTGATCGTGTTCCAAGCACTTAAACTCATTTAGTTGATAACTCTTAAAGTCTAAGTTCTGTAATAGACGTTTAGAGGTGAAGGAGTTTGCCAGAAGCCATACATCTAGCAAGAATGGAGAACAATGCTCTTCACCTCCTAGTAAGTGTAATCCCTTGAGCACTTTCTGGTTTAGGGAGGTACTTACTGCTGAATGTCCCCATCACCTTCCCTTCCAACTTGTTGGCCACAGATTCACAGAGCTGGACTGCAATGTCTGCTGCCACATTCTTAGCTGGAGAGACAGGAACAGGTGTGAGTGCCACGTCCACAGTAAACAACCCATGGTACAGCTGAGAGTTCCAGGTGGTTCTACTCTCCACCATCTCTGTCCCGTACACACGAGTCCACCTGTTCCTCAGAACTTACCAATGAGATGATCACGCATCTTGTCCAGCACAGATTCCATGTCTGCACGACTCAAGCTCTTGGACCCCACAAGGCCCTTCAGCATCCCAAACATGCCACCCAGAGTTCCCTTGGTAGCACTGCAGGCACAGGAAATTATGGATACGTATAAAGCCAGCGGGCAGGAATGAAGTTTCATCTGTTCTGGAGCCATACCTCCCACTCACCACCTGAAATTCCCCTACCTAGGTTTGGTGGAGTTTTGAGTGGCCCCCTCATCCTCTGAGCTGCTGCAGTCCAGATCCTGAAGCTGCCCCCCAGGCCCAGTACCTCGAATCTGGAGGGTACAGGGAAAGGAGTAAGAGGGGATCAGGAACTCTCGAGAGCTGAAGGGGAAGAAGCCCAGGATTTACCCTGTCCTCATTCCATCTCTGATTTGGAAAACTCCAAATGTAACCCACCCCTTCATCCAAAGCAACCAAAGGTACTACCCTCCTAGTCTCTACCTCCTCCCCATTTGCTTACTAATGGTAACTCTCACTGGCCCCTATTGCCTCTTACCAAGTTGATATCCTCAGGTGGGGCAACCTCAGGGGCTCCGTTGGTGGTGGGGGTGCTATAATCCAAGACTTCCTTGTTTGCACAGCCACCCAGAGCCCACACCCGGGGTGCTTTTTTGCCCTTCTCCtttggagcatctgacttcatggACTTGCTGTAAAGGGTTACAGCACAAAGGGTTACAGTGAAGTAGGAAAGGAAACATCCACACAAGAACCAGGGATAAGCGCTCCCTTGACCCCACTGTGGCTAGATAACAACATTTGTGGTGAAAGTTAGAATGCTCACCTGGACTTCTCCATACCTCTCCCATGCTTCTGAATGAATTCCTCTCGCTTCCTACGTATCAGCTCTTCTTTGGAAAGTTCTACCCcattctcaggccccaccagGAGACCTGACTTTTCAGCAGGGACAGCTTTGCTGGTAACCAAAGGGCCATCAGAACCTGTTAGGAGAAAACTCACTGGAGAAAAACAACCAAATTCCTACAATGGGAAATAAAGTCTTCCAAATCCTTAAGAGGAAACTAGGGGCAAACACCTTGCGAATCACAAGGACGGGATGATTAGGTGACGGGCATCTGAGCAAGGGAGGTAAGCAACGACCAAGGGAAAGATGAAACAATTTCAGTCCATACTATCACATTAACTTTTCATGCCCTGCTATGTCcaaggagctcaaactcactCTCCTTCTTGGCCCCCTtgttttttttgctgttctttgctttttctttgggtttttcaCCCCGTGTCTCAATCATGGACCTCACAGGTTTCTTGGCCTTTTCAGAATCTTCAAATTTCTTCATGGTTGTGGGAGCACGGATCTTACTGCTCTCCTCTGCTTCACTAGAAAGAAGAGAATGATCGAAGTCCAGAGAAAGGACCCTCACACCAAGAGGCCAGTTACAACGGGGAAGCAAATTCCGTGTGTTTTGATAAACAATTTACTCCCCTGGAACCGCcctcaggaaggaagggagctTATCAGGTCATGGAAATCAATTGTGCAGAGGGGAGGCCTCTCACCGAAGGAGCCGCAGGAAGTCATTTTGGAAATCAAAAGTGCCATTCAATAGACTTAAAGCACTTTGCTGTTGGATCTCTGTACGGTACTTGTCCCGAAACAGCCGGTGCACATCATCTATCAATTTGTCTACATACGTCAGCGTTAGGATCTTCTGAAAACCAACCTGttcagggagagaaacagagccaacaGATCTGCTTACAAGCCAACTCACTCCAGGCCTCCAGAGACTGGCTCAGCGGCCTGG is from Neofelis nebulosa isolate mNeoNeb1 chromosome 10, mNeoNeb1.pri, whole genome shotgun sequence and encodes:
- the SRPRA gene encoding signal recognition particle receptor subunit alpha, with protein sequence MLDFFTIFSKGGLVLWCFQGVSDSCTGPVNALIRSVLLQERGGNNSFTHEALTLKYKLDNQFELVFVVGFQKILTLTYVDKLIDDVHRLFRDKYRTEIQQQSALSLLNGTFDFQNDFLRLLREAEESSKIRAPTTMKKFEDSEKAKKPVRSMIETRGEKPKEKAKNSKKNKGAKKESSDGPLVTSKAVPAEKSGLLVGPENGVELSKEELIRRKREEFIQKHGRGMEKSSKSMKSDAPKEKGKKAPRVWALGGCANKEVLDYSTPTTNGAPEVAPPEDINLIRGTGPGGQLQDLDCSSSEDEGATQNSTKPSATKGTLGGMFGMLKGLVGSKSLSRADMESVLDKMRDHLIAKNVAADIAVQLCESVANKLEGKVMGTFSTVTSTVKQALQESLVQILQPQRRVDMLRDIMDAQRHQRPYVVTFCGVNGVGKSTNLAKISFWLLENGFSVLIAACDTFRAGAVEQLRTHTRRLSALHPPENHGGRTMVQLFEKGYGKDAAGIAMEAIAFARNQGFDVVLVDTAGRMQDNAPLMTALAKLITVNTPDLVLFVGEALVGNEAVDQLVKFNRALADHSMAQTPRLIDGIVLTKFDTIDDKVGAAISMTYITSKPIVFVGTGQTYCDLRSLNAKAVVAALMKA